The following coding sequences lie in one Meles meles chromosome X, mMelMel3.1 paternal haplotype, whole genome shotgun sequence genomic window:
- the LOC123934589 gene encoding melanoma-associated antigen B16-like: MPQHQKNPQCLYDQCFQTCSGIKDMEVDQVSKALQETHLSSYPLIPGNSKEAPYAGKPSTPESFCSSSIAMTTTSSSELNEGASGQEEAVGTSRAGPTPKNVPIRALDEKVISLVNFMLFKYHMKEPMTEADMKVVTKEYEDHFTEIFLRACEHMEMVFGLDVKRVDPTNRCYGLFIKLGLTYDGVLDGEEGMPKTGILIFILGVIFMKGNSATEEEVWQVLNLTGIYAGQKHAIFGEPRKLITKDFVKEKYLEYRQVANSDPAQFEFLWGPRAHAETTKMKVLEFLAKVHGTDPSSFPSPYEEALQDEEERARARISTWSTSTSGATAPSRARSRHFSCF, encoded by the coding sequence ATGCCTCAGCACCAAAAGAATCCACAATGCTTATATGATCAGTGCTTTCAGACCTGCAGTGGGATCAAAGATATGGAGGTTGACCAGGTCTCCAAGGCTCTGCAAGAGACCCATCTCTCCTCTTATCCTCTGATACCTGGCAATTCCAAGGAGGCTCCTTATGCTGGTAAACCCAGTACCCCGGAGAGTTTCTGCTCATCTTCCATTGCCATGACAACCACCTCATCAAGTGAATTGAATGAGGGTGCCAGTGGCCAAGAAGAAGCGGTTGGCACCTCACGGGCTGGGCCCACCCCCAAGAATGTGCCCATACGTGCTCTAGATGAGAAAGTGATTTCGTTGGTCAATTTCATGCTCTTCAAGTATCACATGAAAGAGCCCATGACAGAGGCAGATATGAAGGTCGTCACCAAAGAGTATGAAGACCACTTCACCGAGATCTTCCTGAGAGCCTGTGAGCACATGGAGATGGTCTTTGGCCTTGATGTGAAGAGAGTAGATCCCACCAACCGCTGCTATGGCCTCTTCATCAAATTGGGCCTCACCTATGATGGGGTGCTGGATGGCGAAGAGGGCATGCCCAAGACCGGCATCCTGATCTTTATCCTGGGTGTGATCTTCATGAAGGGCAACAGTGCCACCGAAGAGGAAGTCTGGCAAGTTCTGAATTTGACAGGGATCTATGCCGGGCAGAAGCACGCCATCTTTGGGGAGCCCAGGAAGCTCATCACCAAAGATTTCGTGAAGGAAAAGTACCTGGAGTACCGGCAGGTGGCCAACAGTGATCCGGCACAGTTTGAATTCCTGTGGGGCCCGAGAGCCCACGCTGAAACCACCAAGATGAAAGTCCTGGAATTTCTGGCCAAGGTTCATGGGACTGACCCGAGCTCTTTCCCGTCTCCGTATGAGGAGGCTTTGCAAGATGAAGAAGAGAGAGCCCGAGCCAGAATTTCCACGTGGTCCACTTCTACTTCTGGGGCCACTGCACCTTCTAGGGCCAGGTCCAGACATTTCTCTTGCTTCTAG